DNA sequence from the Brachybacterium sp. P6-10-X1 genome:
GAGGTGCAGATGGCCCGGACCCTCGGTGCGCACCTGGTCGGCATGTCCACGGCCCTCGAGGCGATCGCCGCCCGCGAGGCCGGGATGGACGTGCTGGGCATCTCCCTGGTGACGAACCTGGCGGCGGGCATCAGCGCCCAGGCGCTGAGCCATCAGGAGGTCCTCGAGGCGGGCCGCGACGCAGGGCCGCGGATCTCGGCGCTGCTGGCCGAGACCGTCCGCCGCATCACCGGCGGCGCCCCGTCGGCCGCGGCCGACGGGCGGGCGTGATGGCTCCCGACGACGACCCCACCGCTCCCACCGCCCTGGATCCGGCCCTCCACGAGCGCGCGGAGGCCTGGCTCGCGGACGACCCCGACCCCGCGACCCGTGCGGCGCTGACCTCCCTGCTCGAGCAGGCCCTGGCCGGGCGTGAGCCGGCGATCGAGGAGCTCGCCGATGCGTTCTCCGGCGAGCTGGAGTTCGGCACCGCCGGTCTGCGCGGCCGAATGGGCCCGGGGTCGAACCGCATGAACCTCGCGGTCGTCTCCCGTGCGGCCCGCGGCCTGGCCGACCACCTGCTCGAGGACCTGTCCCTGGTCGAGCCGCTGGTCGTGATCGGGTACGACGCCCGGTACAACTCCCGGGACTTCGCCCGCGCCTCAGCGGCGATCCTGACCTCGGCCGGCTGCCGGGTCGGGCTGTTCCCGCGCCACGGTCCCACTCCCCTGGTGGCGTTCGCCGTGCGGCATCTGGAGGCCGACGCCGGCATCGTGGTCACCGCCAGTCACAACCCGCCCGCGGACAACGGGTACAAGGTCTACCTCGGCGGCCGCGCCGCCGACGAGACCGGTCGCGGCGTGCAGATCGTGCCGCCGTCGGACGGACGGATCGCCGCCCGCATCGCCGCCGTCGGCCCGGCGAGCTCGATCCCCGTCGCCGACTCGGGCTGGGAGCTGCTGAGCGATCAGCTGCACGAGGACTACCTCACGGCGATCTGTGCGCTGCCGGACCCGGCCGGCCCGCGGCAGGTGCGCATCGTGCACACCGCGATGCACGGCGTCGGCACCGAGACGGCGCTGGCCGCGCTGGCCCGCACCGGCTTCGCCGAGGTGCACACGGTGGCCAAGCAGGCCGATCCCGATCCGGACTTCCCCACGGTCCCCTTCCCGAACCCCGAGGAGCCGGGCGCGATCGATCTCGCCCTCGACCTGGCCCGCACGGTCGAGGCCGACGTGGTGATCGCCAACGATCCCGACGCCGACCGCTGCGCGGCCGCCGTGCGCGACGAGCACCTCAGCGACTGGAGGATGCTGACCGGCGACGAGCTGGGCGTGCTGCTGGGGGATCACCTGATCCGCCGCCATGGGTATCACGGGGTCCTCGCCCGCTCGATCGTCTCCAGCCGCTGGCTGGGCCGGGTCGCGCAGCAGGCGGGTC
Encoded proteins:
- a CDS encoding phospho-sugar mutase; translation: MAPDDDPTAPTALDPALHERAEAWLADDPDPATRAALTSLLEQALAGREPAIEELADAFSGELEFGTAGLRGRMGPGSNRMNLAVVSRAARGLADHLLEDLSLVEPLVVIGYDARYNSRDFARASAAILTSAGCRVGLFPRHGPTPLVAFAVRHLEADAGIVVTASHNPPADNGYKVYLGGRAADETGRGVQIVPPSDGRIAARIAAVGPASSIPVADSGWELLSDQLHEDYLTAICALPDPAGPRQVRIVHTAMHGVGTETALAALARTGFAEVHTVAKQADPDPDFPTVPFPNPEEPGAIDLALDLARTVEADVVIANDPDADRCAAAVRDEHLSDWRMLTGDELGVLLGDHLIRRHGYHGVLARSIVSSRWLGRVAQQAGLEPATTLTGFKWITRAPGIVYGYEEAIGYCVLPEVVRDKDGLSAALMVAEMAALARAEGTTLIARLDELAAEHGLFATSQLSIRVEDLALIPAMMRRLRTTPPTQLLGSAVTTTEDLSEGSVPTTGLPPTEGMLLLSAEDTRVVVRPSGTEPKLKCYLEVVQHVPAGTSATEMTRLRARSGERLDQLQGELREALGRA